AGGAAAAGCGATTGTCCCCCTCACAGGTTGTCACCCAAGCTTCGATGATGCTGATTTCGGAAGATGCAGACAAGCAACACCAAACACAAGCTCCCTCTGTAACTCCCCCTTTCAGGGACAGGATCAAAGCAAACTTTGATACCTCAATTCGTGAGTTTGTGGGAACAGGTCTAGGAGTCATTTTCAAGAACCATTTTGGGAATTCCATGGCAGCAGGCGCGCACTTCATTCCCTCCTCTTTTGAACCTACAATCGCAGAAGCAATGGCCTTCCGTTGGTGCATATCTATGGCGAGAGACCTGGGATTCCAAGAGGTTGAGTTTGAAATTGATTGTCTCAATCTCTTCCAAGCCTGGAAACGAAATGATCCATTCAGCAACTATCTAGACTCCATTGTACAAGACTGCAAGTCTCTTTCCCTAGCTTTTAGGAGTTGTGTTTTGCTTAATTGTCGCAAAACTGCTAATGCAGTTGCTGATCACATTGCCCACCTAGCTTTTGATTACCAGGATCATGTTTGGGTAGAACTTGATCCTCCTGGTACAACAAACTTGCTTAGACAAGAAGCCCTCTTTTATACTGGAAATGAGGTTTCTACCTTTTGATTAATATTAGTCtgaaagttcaaaaaaaaatagaggcTAGTACCTGAAAATATGAGCTTAGAGAAAATTAAGTAAGTTTCAGCAAGTTCATGCTGTGTTATTTTCGTGTACATAAAATTGAGAGCtggatttgccaccccaaccattagatttcacaccccttattttcggattttcaagttccgaattatttcgaAATCTTAGAtaagattccgaaattaattcgtgatttgtagttcaaaatacatgtaacaccccacttttgagtgaaaaaatgcttcgaaaaccttatttccgaaatatttcgaaAACTAAGTTTCCGTAAGTgaggtgacatttctaatgaatGGGGTGTCAAATCTAATGATCCATAAAATCGTGTCATAAAAACATCGACGAATGTTAAAAAAAGGTGCACGAACATGTTCGCAATTGATATACGTATGTGGTCTACTTTTTGGGATATAAAAACATGTTGACTAGGAAAGTGTAGTCACCTTTTCTTGTTTTGCTTTGAATGCTTTTGCCAATTTTGGGATTTTAGCGGTGGTTGGCTAGTGGTCTCAaacaaatttgaatttaaatcctCCCATAAGGAGGGATAGTAGCGTTTCGAATATTTGTCATTTATActtctttttataaaaaatctCAAAGTAAATATGTATTTATGGCATGCCGTTCAACAATTCAAAGTCACCTCATGAAATATTACAAAAAGACACAGAAAATGCAATCGTACTGGAACTTGCGTGAATTATTGATGCAGTGCATCTCAAGAAAGACTGAAATAGTAACATTTTTGTTCATTAGTAGTAGGCAAGAAGCTTAAATAGAAACATTTTTGTTCAATAGTGAACGTACGTAGTAACAGAACATATTCGAAATTAGTGTGATTTTGAATATGTAAGCAATGCTACATTTCCATTGACTTGATTGAATTGGTACATGTTTCCTAGCTCTGTGAGATTTCCGATCCGTTTGGAACTTATATGTATGGACAAGTCTTTGTTAAGAGAGCAAGTTCTAACATTAGGTGAATGCTATTAATTCAAATAAGATTATCTTTGACATAAAATATTGGTGTAAAATAAGTAAAAGAAATTTCTACAttccataaaataaaatacaaaattcgATCAATAAGGGGAAAATACGCCACATTGCTcatatttaacttttttttttgttacaagaggaagattaaagacaaaataaaacaaactaGATGCATCTAAATAAAGTGAAGCATAAACATTAGATGAAGGGTTGCTCCAAACACGTCGTTGCGAGCCTTCACTAGCTGCTTCCCTTACCAATTGGTCGACCGTGTTATTTTTCTCCCTTTCAATACTCCTAATCCCACAACGTTGAGTACCTCCCATGACGCTGCACACACAATTAATGACTTGACGATCCCAGTAGTGAGTTTTATCAAATGATGGTTGAAGAACAGAACACTACAACATTTTAGTCCTACGACAACACCTCACCTTGCTACGGACGGGAAACCGTTGCCATAGATGAGATTTGCATATGGTTTATATATATGTTCTGTTTGTGCGTAAAAGAATTTGTTCTGCGCGTTGGAAACGCTTTTTTCCCATTTGTTTTATGAAACCCTTCTAATAGCGTTGCACATAGCCAGATTATTCATACAATCTGTTTCTAAAAGTCATTACTAAATAAGCGTTTCTAAAGATCATTATGTTCTCTAATATTTTACTAAATAAAAAGCCAAAGAAATGGGTTGTTCCCATCTCGTGTTCACAACTGCGTCGTTCCCATCGCCGACGCCCATCCCCGTCGCGCATCGATCATCGATCTTCACCGCCGTTTCTGAGCCACCGTGACACCACCAACCCTCGCCGATGTTGAAGACGAACCCAAACTCTGACTGGAGACGGTGGCCACAAAATCGATGCTGGTCAATGCACTCACGCATCAAATCGCGAAGCTCCATTCTTCTTCTCGAAGCTCCATAATCGCTGCCTCTGCGATGGTGAAATCAGAAGGATTCAGTTTCAAAGAACTTTGGTTTCCGGAAGAAGAGTGATTGATTccttaattttgattttgttcatTTTCAGGTTGTTATGTATGGAGATCTCTCTCGCGCCCTTGTGATCCTCCTTCCTCTGCTCTTCATCCATGGCGGTCTCTGCTTCTACCTCCCTGGCATAGTGCCGCAAGATTTCCAGAAGGTACACCTATATTTCCATTTCGATTTTCTAGGTTTTCTATTCTTTGAAGTTGCTTCTACCaactgtttgatgaaatgccAAGCATTTATGCAGCATTTAGTTAGTTTTTCTTTCCTTCATATTTATCTTGGTTGAAAAACTACCATTAAACTACATGCTCATCAAAACTGGACTtggattagattagattagactGAAATTCATTTTCAGGTGTCGATGAATCCACCTATTGTATGATAATCTTTTGATCTATGATTGGTTTTGGTGCTGTGACTTACAATATGTAGGCATTGTGTGACTGTGACCCCAATGCCGAAGTGAATAGAGCAACTCAACACAGTGAAGCCTTATATTACATTGATGTATTACAATATAGGGTTaaaggtcatattagtccctgtgtttgtaaaTGTGTTTAAATTTGGTCTCTTAGtcaaaaaatgacgtttagtggcggttttcTTTACAGTTATTGGCGGTTTATAATATAGTTACTGGCGGTTTTTTgactgagggaccaaaatcaaacgcttttacaaacacagggactaatatgacctttAACCCTACAATATATTATAGCTCCATATAATTTACATTTAGAGAAAATATGCTAGATAGTTAGGAATGTAAAAACATGTGGCTTTAAAGGTGATGCCACACCTTAGTGACTTCATGTCTATTGCTTGACAACTTGGATTCAAAGAAGATGATAAATTACTTCATTTTTTGTATTCAATTAGCATGTACAATTCTCCAAACTCAAGAAGATGATGCTTTAGGGGCTTGTTCTGTTATTGGTGTTGTAGACTTGGTTGTTGGTACAATCAGGTAAGATATAGATGTAATTGATGCTCATTCTCTCATTAGAAGCTAAATATGCTAGGACTCTTATAATTGAAATTCCAATTAAAAGTTCGTATAAGAAAGAGTTAGATCTTAGGTTTTAATTTATCAATGCTTGAACATGGATTACAGAAGAGATgaacatagtttttttttttttttgataagcaagagATGAAGATAGTCTTTATGTTATTTGAAGTTTTGAACTAGCATATTTTTGCTGTATTAAAACTTCAATGTTTATGCAGCTAGCCCCACATGGGTGATTTGTGCAAATCTTAAATAGCCCCGTAGATTTACATAGACTTTCGGTTTATGTTTTCATTGTGCTTTTCTCACTCTCTATGTGTTAGTTTATATGCTCGTGTTTACCTTCTTAGGTTATGTGAGGATGGAGAACTGCTGCATCAAATATTGGCCTAGTAAGTATTGCTTATTTTGGACGTGATTGTTGTTTTTCTTGGTCTAAATCCGGTCTCCTTGGTACCCTTGATTCATGCCATTacaaaacaatgaaaaaaaaaatcaatttctcaGTCGCATGCTTTGCTTCAATTCCGATTTCAGATTTAAGTTTGTCCAAATTTTGTTCATGAGCAAAATGACTTTCTGTTTTTTCATGATTTTTGCTTGGTTCAAGAATTATTCGAGTGTGCTGCATGCTTTATTCTTTGTTTATAGCCCTGAGTGATTGTTTAAACTATATCATATGTTTGTAGGTGTGGGCCTATGAATTGCTAATTGAGAATGACATTATTGAGAAAGGGGGCAGGAATTGAAGAAGATAAAATAGTAGATGGCTTGTAATGGGAGCAGAAGCAGACATATATAAGTTGGGgtgccaattccaaaactcaagggctttttattttaatgctCTCActtatttcctttttccttttacTTGTGAAATTACTTGAAACTTGTACTGCAAAACTGGGCTActtaaagaaataaatatataacatGTTTTAAACTTGGAGCTTGCAGGATGTGGGAACTACCTGAATCTAATGGGATGCTTTCAAAAATGCTAGCATGAACAAGAACTGCGAGCAGTCTCAGGGAATCTGTTTCCATTTGGCTACATTTTCTTTCTATTAAAGTTTTTTCCTCCTTCGATCAATAGTTAATAATTTTGCATAATGTGTTAAATTCTTACCCTCCTTGCCGtgcttattttattatttactttcaTTTTTTCCTGCTATACATTGGTGGTTACTAATGATGCATGCTATTTTCACTTTCAGGTAAACAGAATCATGGAACTCCCACAAGATAGTAAGGTAGTAGCCAAGCACACAGATAGTCCCAATGTAAGGATGAGTTTTCTATACTTCATTTTCCTTGTCAAACTGGACTATGCTTAAATACTATCTGTCAGTGCATGCCAGTAGTTGTTTCACTGTGTTTATAGCTAGTCATTTCTTTAGTTTCCTACACCTTTAGAGAGACATTGAGGAGGAAGAAACAGAACTAGAGATCAAGAAGTGAACCTCGACTGGTATTTGCAAATCCCTAAAACTTGCATCTTCTCTACCCAATACTAATAATGTTTAAGTTCACTGTCTCAAATGTTGCTAACTAGCATTGTTGTCATGTGCCCATTGCCAGGTATGTGTTTACTTATCTTAAAGCTTTTCATTCTTTCTTGTGTTTTGCACTCATTCAGCTCTcttttttaactaaaaaattTTCTGTTTCGAGGTGCACATCATAAAAAGTTCTTTGTTGCTTTGCTCTTGTTTGCCTTTCACTTCAAGTAGATTATTTTTGCCTTACCGATTGTTACCTTGCAGGTGCTTTTGTCTTCTTGGATTATGTTTTGGCTGAGGATTGGTCTTAACTAGAAGTATTTTGACTTTGTTTCTTGGTATTAGAATGATTGGGCTCATGTGATTGTGGCTTATTAATTAAAAGTTTTGTACTGCAGAATTATTGCCATGTGACAGTTTATTTGTGGTACTTTGGCGACTTGGAAAACCATATGCTTTATCTCTAATTTTGTGTTTGTACAAGGATATAAATGGTATATATCTTTAAATATTCAAAGTAATGACTATTGGATCCTTATGTCAATTTGATGAGGATCCCTGTTAAATTTTCATCTAAACTTATAACATAATTAAGACTTTACGAGAACTTATTCGATGCATTATAGGCATTTAATTATTGGTTAGTTGTGCtcaaaatattttgaatatctcaGATTCCGAGGAATTTCGGTTCTGTAGTTCGAATATAGTATAGAAATGGCAACGGTTAAAAGCCCGTTCTATTTGACCTTCAATAAAACGTTCTCTTTGACCTACAATAAAACGTTCTCTATGATTGTGGGGTATGATCTTTGAGAACGTTTTCTCTGACATCAAAGGAAACGAGTGGAAATGCGTTTCCATAGATTTATTAGAAATGCGTTCTCATAGCTTATCATTGAGAACGGTTGTCTGCTTGGGTGGTCGATAATTAGTAAAGGCGTAGCAGAAAGAATAGGCAACGCCTTAGACGACCACACTTGCAGAAATGTTTCGGAAACCAATAGCAACGCTTTTTTAGGATTAGGCAACGGTTTCTGGGCGTTGCTATAGACCCAAAATGTTGTAGTGGAAGCCACTTGCAAGCAATCAGTGAAACAAATCACGTTCGTGTGTCCAAGTAATTGCATGGTTGAGCCCTAGTTCCATAGCCAAGAGTTCAGCAAGAAGCACTGCCATGGATGTGACTCAGTGACACGCCTGATAGCCAACGACCACCATTATCATGAATAACCGCCGCACAACCCATCATCCCCCTTATCGGGTTCCAGCTACCATCGACAAAAATCTGAACTGCGGTTGAATTAGGTAAACTAGGAGGCAATATGTTCTCTCCCTGCTGCAACGAATCTGATTGGAGCGACTGTCGCCATAACTCCTCATCGCGCAGCGTACAACGCAGGACCTGGTTGAGGGACCACTCATGACCTTCAAAGACGTGGTTGTTACGCCAGCGCCACAGCCACCATAGAATAGCAATGCCAAGAGTACAATGTCAGTGAGTCAGAATGCCATGGTGGCAAGTAGAGAACTCAATCTGAACGGCTAGAGGAGGAAGTAAGATATAAACTAATACTcgtaaaatatttaaatacattTTCAGGTGAGACtagcattttaaaattttcaattaaaccTTAAATAATACTACCATACATCAGATTAACTGACCTATTCCAGTATTACTTATACCATAATTTTAGGAAATCCATACTATTCTCAATCACATATTTTAAAATGTTagaatattataatataaaaccatcaatatatgtggcccttacccaacagcttaagcttttgggataagtggttgtttgacatggtatcagaatctctatggccgagaggtctagagttcgatccttgctcccctcactttctaattaaaagtacgtgaaatttaattaagcaTATGGTAGGAGAgtctgtgcatttatccacgcttcaagcccaaatggCTCTTGCGTGTGGTagtgtgttagaatataatataaaaccatcgGTGTGGctcttacccaacaacttaagtttttgggataagtggttgtttgacataAAAAGCTCAATCCAACCCAACctattttatttcctttaacCAATTATGAAAAATCAACTTGTTATAAATAGAGGGAAGGATTGAAGCATTGATCATAGACATCAGAAATGGAACTACACTGGGCTTGGGTGTCTACTGCCACTTTGGCTACATGCTACGTTTTTGTAGCCATATTCTTGAGGAGGCTGAATGGGTGGTACTATGATTATGATGTGAAGCTAACAAAGAAACAACTCCCTCTTCCTCCTGGTGACATGGGATGGCCTCTTATTGGCAATCTAATTTCCTTCATCAAAGATTTCTCATCCGGCCACCCTGATTCATTCATCAACAATCTTCATCTCAAGTAAAGTCTCTCTAATTATTTTCTCTTCTTAGTTAGTACCATTCTTATCATGGGCGCATCTAAGAGGGACAGGCAGCAGGGTCACTTAGTTCGACCTTCTAaaaattttatcaattttttgttattttatttcaacCACCTAACGAAAAAATCATAGATATGGTATTATTTCTGATTCTTATTATGTTTGTTCAGATATGGACGAACCGGTATCTACAAGAATCACTTGTTTGGGAATCCAAGCATAATCATATGTGAGCCTGAGATGTGTAGGAAAGTGTTGACAGATGATGAAAACTTCAAGCTAGGTTATCCAAAATCAATCAAAGAGTTGGCACGATGTAGGCCCATGACCGATGTGTCTCGTGCAGAACACAGGCATTTTCGGCGGCTAATAACCGCTCCCATTATTGGTCACAAGGCGCTAGCAATGTACCTAGAACGCATTGAGGACATTGTTACAAATTCGTTAGAAGAATTGTCTAGCATGAAGCACCCGGTTGAGTtgttgaaggagatgaagaaggtGTCATTTAAAGCCATTGTTCACATTTTCATGGGCTCTTCTAATAACCAGCACGTCATTGAAAATATAGGCACTTCATTTACTGATTTATATAATGGCATGTTCTCTATCCCCTTCGAAGTACCCGGTTTCGCTTTCCACAAAGCACTCAAGGTTCTTAATTTCCTTTTATTATTTTGATATATGCAttatttctataaaaaaaatactagtgTATCACAATTATTTTACAGACATCTGAAATTTGTGGTAGTTTATGCAAAACTTACTTTAAATTATGACAGTCAAAACCACCACAAATTACAAGTGTTTACGTACGAAACAAAAAATGGTGGTTCATAAAAAGAAtagcatatttttatttttcatcttaTGCATGGGAGCATATTATTAGGCTCGTGCAAAGCTGGCAAAGATAGTTCAACCTGTTGTGGATGAAAGGAGGTTGATGGCCAGAAATGGTGCAGAGGGAAACAATAAAGATCTCATTGATATTCTTTTGGAAGTCAATGATGAGGAGAATGGTCAGAAATTGAAGGATGAGGATATTATTGACATACTCATAGGATTTTTATTTGCTGGTCATGAAAGTTCTGCCACTGCTCTCATGTGGTCAATTGTGTATCTTACGCAACATCCCGACATCTTGAAAAAAGCCAAGGTAAAATTACATTTAAGCACAAGTAGAAGAGGTGTGATGTATTCACATTTAATTGCTTTCTCATTTTATCTATATTTTCTTTTCTACTCATCATTTCTCATATATCAAATCTGCTCCGGTACATCTCTCCAGCTCCTTCCACAAATTTTTTCCATATATAGATCAACACAATAAATGATTGAGATTTTGGTTCAAGAAATAAAGTAATTCTTTTAATTCAATGTTACATTTACATCACTACAAGTACAACACCAAGGAGGAGTAATAGCCGGGAAAAGAGGTGATCAGTGGGAGGTTACAACCGCACTAATGAATTTAATAGTGTCGGTTGCCAAACTGTTGGCAAAATTGGCGCCACAAATTAAAACGGATTATCTTCATGTTGGATCAGTTGGAATGTGCACTAAAGAATGGATCTTAtactttatcaaaaaaaaaagaatggatCTTATAACTTCATTATTTTGTACTTTTTACAAAAGTCTTGTTATCTTTACGGAAATTATCTAAGTTACCAATATGTAGATTGTAGagtgtaatatatatattttcatttatgtaTTGTAGGAAGAGCAGGAAGAAATCATGAAGACAAGAGTTCCGTCGCAGAACAGATTAAGTCTAAATGAAATCAAGCAAATGGTTTATCTTTCTCATGTAAgcatatatatgcatatatgaAAACGCATGAATGATGAGTTCATACATATATAAAATCCGTATAGCGCCGAAGAATACTTGATTATTTGGAGCACTAAAAGACAAAGATTGCATTCTAGGTAATTGATGAGACGTTGAGGTGTGCCAATATTGCGTTTTCAACTTTCCGAGAGGCTATTAATGACATGAACATCAATGGTAAGTTCATATTCAATACCCACATTACATCTCTAtatctatctctctcttttgttagtattataaaataaaaatatttaatatatcatCTAATCAACATTTTCAGGTTATATCATACCAAAAGGATGGAGAGTGTTAATTTGGGCAAGGGCTATTCATATGGATCCAAAATATTATCCAAATCCAGATGAATTTAACCCATCGAGATGGGATGTAAGTTGGATAGAGATAGAATAAAATTTACCAACAAATATACTATACTTTTAATTCGTGGTGTTATCCAATAAAATATACAATTATTCACTATTTttgataaataaattttattaatttactaatttatCTCAACTTTTTCTTTCTCCAAATGTCACaacttcataaattaatgtatataAATTAATGTATCATCCACCTATTTCTTATAAAAAGTATAGATAATACATTTTTTGTACACATAATTTAAAGATGCCATTTTGAGGCGGTTATTTAACCGCTATAAAGTGGCGTGAGGGTTAAAAATTGTCATAAAATAGCATGTTTAAGAATGTCATACATaaaatatatgtttatatatcattactatttttttgttatattatGGTAGGATTACAATGCAAAGGCTGGAACCTTTCTACCTCTTGGAGCCGGAAGCAGGTTGTGTCCGGGAAGTGACTTAGCAAAACTTGAAATTTCCgtatttcttcattatttccTACTTAACTACAAGTAAGCTCTATATATGTCACCTTCTCTTTTATCTATTTCTTTGCAATATTGCTCCTTCACCTAATTGCTCCTAGACTAGCAGTTTCTTGAAGATCATCGAATATATATTGTCATTCTTTTTGGGAGAGTTTTAAGgtataatttgattttttttttactaatttgtttgttttataGGTTGGAGCTAATAAATCCAGAATGTCCAGTTACTTGCTTGCCATCATCTAAGCCTATCGACAACTGTCTAGCTAAGGTGATAAAGGTGTCCAGCAATTAGCTTGTTGTGCAAAATCAAGTTTCAAAGCCATTTAATTTTGCGTCTAGCTATGACTTGATCCCTTGCTCAAAATGGAAGAATAAGAGTAATAAGTTTGTCGGTACATAAATTTGTGGTTGTTACGTTGGATATTCAATAAAGAAGCCAAGTTTGTTATTAGTGTGTTATCATAATGTATGGACTTTGATTTGCCTCACTTTTTTTCTGGCGTAATTCCAGGACTCGGTGAGAAACAGTCAATGGAAAGAATTTGGTTTTTAATTTATAGAGTTACAATAGGGTTCATTGTCTAAATAACCTCGATAATAATTGAGTTAAATCACTTTTTGATGAGGTGTCTGCAATAATATTGTAACATGTGATTTTATAAATTTCAactcatttcattttttttaattttatattttcataatattCATGTTACTAAACAATCAATTTGCACAATAAACCAATTAATGAGGATAATAACACATAACTCCttttcccaaaagaaacaatttAGAACCCTAATCCTCAATTCTTCCATGATTTCTGATTTGTTTGGTTCGTTCTTCATCTTGGCCTCCTTGCTGAAGGCATTCGAAATGTAAACACCAAGGATGATACTAGATTCAATTACTGATGCAGTGCTTGAACAATTGGAAAACAGTGATCATGGTCAGATGAGAACTCACAGGCATAACCCAATTAAAGTACTATTATTTTcttaaacttaaaaataattgatttaattGTTGTTCCATGACAATTATTCCTATATTTTATAATCATTTAGTGCTGCGGCTATGGCAGATTAGAAAAAATGGCAGAGCTTGGATAGCTTCCAAAATATCGCAAGGGTtctgagagtttttttttttaaaggagtTATGTGTTATTATTCCAAATGATTGGTTTATTGtgtaaatttattatttaataaaatgaataatataaaaaaaagaatagtGAAATAAGTTGGAATTTATAAAACCATATGTGGCAATATTATTGGAGACACCTCATCAATGGTAATTTAACCCAATTTTACCAAGGGTTATTTAAACAACCCGTTACAATATTATAGAAAACTCATTTAAAGATTGGTTTGCGAAATCTAAATCAGCTTAAGCATATATACATACAAAATATTTGAAAGTTAGTcattgcttttctttttctttttcgttGTGGTTGGTGCGCCAGGAGGTAATTAGGTTGCTGATtacttaataaaaatgtttctttattttctAACTTTGTTTAGATTGAGGAGGTCCATCTAGAGCTCTCTCCTCTTATTACTTTTGATGTAATGGCTCGTGGTCCCTTAAGTTTCTTTTAATACAATTGCctttttcaataaaataaaataaaaaagaattgtCAGTTTTAAGGGCTTGTTAGTCATCTTGTGAATTTTTTGTTATTAGTTTCCaaatgaaaatttcaaaataaaaagtgTTCCACCGAAATGGAGATGGAATCATTCTTGACTCAATTTTAAACCAATTTTAACATGATTTTTAAAGACATGTTTGGTGGCCAGAATAAATTAAGAGACGACACGATACAAAAGCTGAGATAAGAATAgaacaaaatataattttatcttTTTGTTGAGGTGGGTTGAGCAATAATATGATATATAAGCAATGGGAAATAAATGAAAAGCGAAACTCAAGTGTGCTAAATTATCACTTGAAAGAACTTATTGAATGTGTATGTcaccattcttttgtagatcatgagtaAAGAAGAACTTCAGTGATATGTGCTTTATTCTATCTCACTTGATGTATCATTCTTTTGTTTGAGCAATACATGCAATATTATCTTCATATACTTGTTGCCGGCATTTTTCAAAAGGACAAACCACAAGTTCAAGTATGCATTGAATCACAGATCTGAGTCAAACGCATTCTCAACTTGTCTCATGTAATGCTAATATTTCTACATGGTTAGCTGAGGTGGCTATTATAGGCAATTTCATAGATCTCCACGGAATGACCACAAGTAAACAAGTAACCTATATTTGAGATCTCTCATTATGTGGATTTGATAAATATTCAGCATCTACATAACTAATTAGGTCGAGCTTGagtaaattgaaataaataaataaactcaTATCCGTCGTGCCTTTAAGATAATGAAAAACTTGCTTAATTTTATTCCAATATTTTCATTTAGGTAAACAACTATATCTTGTCTTGCAAATAAAGTAACAACAAATGATATATCAGTTCAACTATGACTAACAAGATAGATTAATACTCTGATAACACTTCAGAATCAAGAAACTATGTAGTTTGGAATCATTGTCCGAAAACCTTTAACTATTTGTGTCCAATAATTTACTGAGTGTTTAAAGGGAACAAGATATACCTAAAATTGAACTATGTAGTTTGGAATGCAGGATTCTTATTTCTGGTTTGTAAAAAAAAGGCCCACTTAACATCACCACTTACAAATGAACTTTATTTTAAACTGGTCTGGCCCAAACAGATCATACAAATTGACATTACAGCACATGGTAAACGAGCGTGCGTGCTGCAATGTTAGCTGCCAAATTTTTGCtgagaagaaaatggaagctGAGCAGTGTGACTGTGCAGTTGCAGCGGTTTTCATCATCACGCACTGCTCCCATAGACATGGCTGCAAACGACGGTGAACTGAGGGTCTTCCTCGTCGCCGGCGAGGTCTCCGGTGATTCCATCGCTTCTCGTCTCATGGCTTCGCTCAAGCTTCTTTCCCCTTTACCTCTTCGCTTTGCTGGTCTTGGAGGGTAAAAACAAATcaacttttcttcttcattctaaaaaataatattgaaaCATTAAAAAACTTAGGATTAATGTGttttacttgtttttttttgtgttttttcaaTAAGTGAAGATAGATTAAATTTAATCAAGGATTGAAAAATATGTTTCACCCCAACCGGTGCTGGTAACAGTGGTAAAAAGTGACTGTTTGAACCCCTAGGTCGAGAGTTCGATTATTATGAGACACACTCTTGGCGAGACCTTTGGCCTTCACTACACCCGAGTCGAAATTGCGAGGGCAATTTAAAAGAATATGTTTAACCTTT
This portion of the Lotus japonicus ecotype B-129 chromosome 3, LjGifu_v1.2 genome encodes:
- the LOC130748596 gene encoding uncharacterized protein LOC130748596; translation: MMLISEDADKQHQTQAPSVTPPFRDRIKANFDTSIREFVGTGLGVIFKNHFGNSMAAGAHFIPSSFEPTIAEAMAFRWCISMARDLGFQEVEFEIDCLNLFQAWKRNDPFSNYLDSIVQDCKSLSLAFRSCVLLNCRKTANAVADHIAHLAFDYQDHVWVELDPPGTTNLLRQEALFYTGNEVSTF
- the LOC130742357 gene encoding beta-amyrin 11-oxidase-like, whose protein sequence is MELHWAWVSTATLATCYVFVAIFLRRLNGWYYDYDVKLTKKQLPLPPGDMGWPLIGNLISFIKDFSSGHPDSFINNLHLKYGRTGIYKNHLFGNPSIIICEPEMCRKVLTDDENFKLGYPKSIKELARCRPMTDVSRAEHRHFRRLITAPIIGHKALAMYLERIEDIVTNSLEELSSMKHPVELLKEMKKVSFKAIVHIFMGSSNNQHVIENIGTSFTDLYNGMFSIPFEVPGFAFHKALKARAKLAKIVQPVVDERRLMARNGAEGNNKDLIDILLEVNDEENGQKLKDEDIIDILIGFLFAGHESSATALMWSIVYLTQHPDILKKAKEEQEEIMKTRVPSQNRLSLNEIKQMVYLSHVIDETLRCANIAFSTFREAINDMNINGYIIPKGWRVLIWARAIHMDPKYYPNPDEFNPSRWDDYNAKAGTFLPLGAGSRLCPGSDLAKLEISVFLHYFLLNYKLELINPECPVTCLPSSKPIDNCLAKVIKVSSN